The Novosphingobium sp. G106 DNA segment AGGCTCGTGAATGAAATTCGCGGGCGTTGTCGACGTGGAGGATGTCGAGAATGCCCGCCACAGGGTAATCAATATCGATGCCCCGCTCTTGCAGCCATGCCGCCTTCGGCAAGATCCCATGTCGCAAAGCCATGCCGACCGAGGTCGCGGAGGGATGCTCAAGCGAGACGTAGAAGCCTGGGATGACGCGTGTCGCAATGTCGATTTGCAGCGTCAGGGTCGGACGGCACAGCGGCCTACGAAAATGGTCGTCGACGATGATGATGTCGGCGGGCGTGTGGTCCATCTGGACGATTTGGAGCGGGTATTCGGCTACGTAAGACTGGACCACGGGCCGGCATTTGTCGGCAGCGGCCTTGGGACCATCGCGGGCCTTGATCAGCCGGTTTTTTCCGATCGCTAGAACGCGGCTGCTGATCGTATTGCGCGTTGGCGCGCGCAGCCTTGATCATGGCACAAGTGTTTGATGCTGCGGACGAGTTGGGCTAGCCTTGGCTTCGGGCGGGTGAGATAGAACCGCTCGATTTCTGCGGCGATGACATGTTCGAGCTCTGGCAAGAGCCGCCGCCGCCCTTTGGGATAGCCGCCTACCTTATCCAGCAGGGAACTGGTGACAGGCGCCTCGCGGTAGCGCGCGACAAGTTCGTAGATTCGCGATCGGTTCAAGCCCAGTTCTGTGCCTACGTCGCGGAGGGCAATGCGGGTTATTTTGGGCATTTCCACGAGCATGCGGATCGCCGGGTCGCGGCTACAAGCGATGCGCCAATCAGCAGAGCTAGTCCTCGTCAGGGCGGTACCGACGTCGGCCATGATCTATCCCCGATTGCATCAGGGACTCGTGTTGCCGGGTCCGGTCGTTTGGTAGCAAATGTGCTCCACAAATGCGAGAGTCCGGGGGTCGGCTTTCACATGGTCAAAGGAATCTCAGTGCCTTGCAGTCTGGTCTTTTGCTGAAAACGACAGCTCGCGTCCATGCCGAAACGCGCCGTTGCCCTGAGGAATGCCGCGCCGCCGCCGCGCTTGTCTGACGTCGTCAGCGAGGTCCGCGCGCTGGCGACCGAGCAGATCATCGTCGATCCGCAGCTCGTCGAAGCCGCGGCGCGCGCCTGGTCGGCAAACACGATCCACGCGTTCCTGTCCGACATTAGGCTCTGGGATACCTAGTACCAGCTCTCGCGCGTCGCCACCGGGGAAGCCACCTCCCACACCGTCGCAGCTTATGTCCGCGCGCTCGCGGGTCAGGACCCTGACAGCGCCGCGGCGCGCGCAACCGAGACCCGCGCTGCTGCGTCCATTGCGCGGTACCTCGTCAGCATCGGGTGGGCTTACCGCATGGCCGGGCGAGAGGATCCAACCGCGGCGCCGCTCGTGCGGCTGGAGCTGAAGGCGGCGCGCAAGGCGCTGGGCACTCGGCAGCGTCAGGCAAGGGCGATCCGGTTCAAAGGCGAGGGAAGCGATCTCGATGCGCTGGCCAGCGGCGTCTCGCTCGGAATTCTCCTGAAAGCGACGCGGCGCGATCTGCTTGGGCTCCGCGACCGCGCGCTGCTGCTGACCGCCTATGACACCGGCTGCCGGCGCTCCGAGCTCGCGGCGATGCAGGTCACCGACATCGACGGGCCCGATGCCGACGGGGCAGGGGTGATCGCGATCGGCCGGAGCAAGACCGACCAGGAAGGGCAGGGGGCCCAGGCCTATTTGTCGCCGCAGGCGATGCGCGCGATCGAGGCGTGGTGCTCGAAGGCCGGCATCACGCGCGGGCCTCTGTTCCGGCGGGTGGAGACCTGGTTCGACGGTTCGGTCCGCTCGGTAGGGGAGGGGGCACTCCATCCGGGTTCGGTGACGCTGATCTATAAGCGGCTGATCCGGCAGGCCTATGACAAGCGGCTGCTCGGCGACATGGGCGAGACCGAGGTCGTGCGGTGGATTAGGTCAGTGTCTTCGCACTCGATCCGCGTCGGCGTCGCCCAGGACAATATCGCCGCGGGCGAGGGCCTGCCGGCGATCATGCAGGCCTACCGCTGGCGGGATCCCAAGACGGTTTTGCGCTATGGCGCCAAGCGGGCGGCCAAGAGGGGAGCCTCCGCGCGGATGGCGAGGAGGTTTCGCGGGAGCTGAAACGCACCGTGGGTTCGAACCCCACGCTATCCGCCAACTGCGCCTTCTCAGGAGGTCGCACCTGGTCTCAAGACGTTCAGTAAATCTTCTTCTTTCAAATGGTTGCTGCGATGGGTTGTCTCGGGTAATCTCGCGACGCATCGGTAAGCGCGACACTAAACAGGGTAATGGACGGGGTACTGGAACCGGTCCTCCGCGTGAACTGACTCCCTCGTGCAGCTTCGGCCCATGGCGGGAAGGGGTCTTGGACGGGAGTTCAAGACCATGACCAGTCGCACCTTGAATCGCCTGACCGCGATGCAGGCAGCAAAACTGAAGACACCCGGCAAGCATGCGGACGGAGGCGGCCTTTATCTCCTCGTCGATGGGTCGCGGCGCTCATGGATTTTCCGCTACACCTGGCGAGAACGGGAAAGGTCGCTAGGGCTGGGGAGCGCCCGCGATCTTTCGCTCGCGAAGGCGCGCGAGATGGCGGCCGAATAGCGCGAAATGGTAAGCGAGGGGCGCAACCCCAAGACTGCCCGGCAGCAGTGCGATCGCCATGTCACCTTCGGCACCTACTCAGACGTCTACATAGCGACGATGGAGCCTTCATGGCGCAATCCAAAGCACATCGCCCAGTGGAAGATGACTCTCACAGTCTACGCTGCGCCGCTGCGCACCTTGTGGTCGAAGAGATCGACACCGAGGATGTGCTGCCCATCTGGAGCAAGGTGCCGGAAACGGCGAACAGGCTGCGAGGCCGGATCGAGATGGTACGCGACCGTTCGCTGCTGCTAACGGCCTACGACACCGGCTGCCGGCGCTCGGAACTCGCCGCGATGCAGGTGACTGATATCGAGGGGCCCGATGCCGACGGGGCGGGGGTGATCGCGATCGGCCGCAGAAAGACCGACCAGGAGGGGCAGGGGGGCTTTGGCCTAAGCTGTTGTTCTCGTCGCAGTTGCACGGGGGCATCTGTCATCCGTCCCCTGGCAGCTTACCGAAGCAGCCGGCTCGCCATGGCGCGCACGGCCTCGCCGATGTCGGGGCGTTCCAGCGCCAGCGCCAGCGTCGCCTCGACGAAGCCAACCTTTGAGCCGCAGTCGAAGCGCCGGCCGTTGAAGGTGACCGCGTGGAACGGCTGATGGCCGATCATCTTGGCCATGGCGTCCCTCAGCTGGATCTCGCCGCCCGCACCCTTTTCCTGGTTTTCGAGCGTGCGCATGACGTCGGCCTGAAGGATGTAACGGCCAGAGATGATCAGGTTCGATGGCGCCTCTTCGGCTTTGGGCTTTTCGACCAGCCCGTTCACTTCGGTCAGCGTGCCGCCGAACCCGTCGCGCTTCTCGCCCGGCGCGATCACGCCGTAGTTCGACACCTTCTCGTGCGGCACTTCGAGTACCGAGATCAGATTGCCACCGACCTCGTTGTAGGCCTCCATCATCTGCTTCATGCAGCCTGGAGCGCCGATCATCAGCTCGTCGGGCAGGATGATGGCGAATGGCTCGTTGCCGACGATGGCTCGCGCGCACCAGATCGCATGGCCGAGACCCAGCGGCACTTGCTGGCGCACGGCAACGAGGTTGCCGGGCTGGATGCGCGTTGGTTCCAGCGCGTCGAGCGCCTTGCCACGCTCGCGCAGCGTCGCCTCGAGCTCGAAGGCGTTGTCGAAATGCTCGACCATCGCAGTCTTGCCGCGGCCGGTGACGAAGATCATCTGC contains these protein-coding regions:
- the galU gene encoding UTP--glucose-1-phosphate uridylyltransferase GalU; the protein is MTDHSLRKPVRKAVFPVAGLGTRFLPATKAIPKEMLPIIDRPLIQYAVDEAREAGIEQMIFVTGRGKTAMVEHFDNAFELEATLRERGKALDALEPTRIQPGNLVAVRQQVPLGLGHAIWCARAIVGNEPFAIILPDELMIGAPGCMKQMMEAYNEVGGNLISVLEVPHEKVSNYGVIAPGEKRDGFGGTLTEVNGLVEKPKAEEAPSNLIISGRYILQADVMRTLENQEKGAGGEIQLRDAMAKMIGHQPFHAVTFNGRRFDCGSKVGFVEATLALALERPDIGEAVRAMASRLLR
- a CDS encoding tyrosine-type recombinase/integrase, translated to MAGREDPTAAPLVRLELKAARKALGTRQRQARAIRFKGEGSDLDALASGVSLGILLKATRRDLLGLRDRALLLTAYDTGCRRSELAAMQVTDIDGPDADGAGVIAIGRSKTDQEGQGAQAYLSPQAMRAIEAWCSKAGITRGPLFRRVETWFDGSVRSVGEGALHPGSVTLIYKRLIRQAYDKRLLGDMGETEVVRWIRSVSSHSIRVGVAQDNIAAGEGLPAIMQAYRWRDPKTVLRYGAKRAAKRGASARMARRFRGS
- a CDS encoding Arm DNA-binding domain-containing protein yields the protein MTSRTLNRLTAMQAAKLKTPGKHADGGGLYLLVDGSRRSWIFRYTWRERERSLGLGSARDLSLAKAREMAAE